In one window of Desulforhabdus amnigena DNA:
- a CDS encoding Chromate resistance protein ChrB, with protein MKPKWLFFSYTLPTRPSKPRVHVWRQLRKLGAVNCQAFWVLPFSKERVEELKKLTVEVEGFGGQGLLIDGKVLEGKQEEQILRSFVDARNEEYLELIDKCEDYFKEIEHETERKNFIFAEVEENEEELTKLQQWFKKIEKRDLMGAPLRKTAIEKLKACEKVYEEFAGTVYEHQKRR; from the coding sequence ATGAAACCAAAATGGCTTTTTTTTTCCTACACTCTGCCAACCAGACCATCCAAGCCAAGAGTCCACGTCTGGCGCCAGCTCAGAAAGCTGGGAGCGGTCAATTGTCAGGCGTTTTGGGTTCTCCCATTTTCAAAAGAGAGGGTGGAGGAACTCAAGAAGCTCACCGTGGAAGTGGAGGGCTTCGGAGGGCAGGGGCTCCTCATTGATGGAAAAGTCCTCGAGGGAAAGCAGGAGGAGCAGATTTTGCGGTCCTTCGTGGATGCACGAAACGAAGAATATCTGGAGCTGATTGACAAGTGTGAGGATTATTTCAAAGAAATAGAGCATGAAACAGAGCGGAAGAATTTCATCTTTGCGGAGGTGGAGGAGAACGAGGAGGAGCTGACAAAACTGCAGCAATGGTTCAAGAAGATCGAAAAAAGAGACCTCATGGGAGCACCTCTGCGCAAGACAGCCATTGAAAAACTCAAGGCCTGCGAAAAAGTCTATGAAGAATTCGCCGGCACGGTTTACGAACATCAAAAACGCCGGTAG
- a CDS encoding MFS transporter: MNRDASRERGKNSGAAMKFVILMGVVSLFADMTHEGARSVTGPFMALLGATGTIVGIVAGFGELAGYVLRLPAGYISDRTRGYWTITILGYVINMLAVPLLALAGRWEIAALFIVAERIGKGIRNPVRDAMLSHATQEVGRGWGFGLHEAMDQIGAMIGPLIVAAVLYFKGTYQTGFAILLIPAILTLGVLLTARVLYPQPRDLESTAPEFETKGLPRLYWFYLAAMALNAAGYADFPLIAYHFQKTSTVSADWVPVFYAVAMGVDAVAALIFGRMFDRKGLSILIISVLISSFFAPLVFLGGFSVSLAGMVLWGVGMGAQESIMRAAIAGMVSIDKRGTAYGFFNTGYGVFWFVGSALMGFFYDFSVPSLIAFSVLTQLVSVPLLFFIKRKQRTF; the protein is encoded by the coding sequence ATGAACAGAGACGCGAGTCGCGAAAGAGGCAAAAACAGTGGGGCTGCCATGAAGTTTGTCATCCTGATGGGGGTGGTGAGCCTCTTTGCGGATATGACTCACGAGGGGGCGCGCAGTGTCACAGGGCCTTTTATGGCTCTTCTCGGAGCAACCGGCACGATCGTGGGGATCGTTGCCGGATTCGGGGAGCTGGCCGGCTACGTCCTTCGTCTTCCCGCTGGTTATATCAGCGACCGGACACGAGGGTATTGGACCATAACCATCCTTGGCTACGTCATCAACATGCTGGCGGTGCCTCTCCTGGCACTGGCGGGCCGCTGGGAGATTGCGGCACTGTTCATTGTTGCCGAACGAATCGGAAAGGGGATTCGAAACCCCGTGCGTGACGCCATGCTCTCCCACGCCACACAGGAAGTCGGGCGGGGCTGGGGCTTCGGATTGCACGAAGCCATGGATCAGATCGGCGCCATGATTGGTCCCTTGATCGTTGCGGCGGTGCTTTATTTCAAAGGGACCTACCAGACGGGATTCGCCATCCTCCTCATTCCCGCGATCCTGACCCTTGGGGTGCTTTTGACGGCGAGGGTCCTCTATCCCCAGCCACGAGATCTCGAGTCGACCGCTCCCGAATTCGAAACCAAGGGGCTTCCCCGACTCTATTGGTTCTATCTAGCGGCGATGGCGCTCAATGCAGCCGGGTATGCGGATTTTCCCTTGATTGCCTACCATTTTCAAAAGACGTCCACGGTTTCAGCAGACTGGGTCCCAGTCTTTTATGCTGTCGCCATGGGGGTGGACGCCGTTGCAGCGCTGATATTCGGCCGAATGTTCGATCGCAAGGGATTGTCCATTCTCATCATCTCCGTCCTGATCTCATCTTTTTTCGCTCCGCTCGTCTTTCTTGGAGGCTTTTCCGTGAGCCTGGCCGGCATGGTATTATGGGGTGTGGGCATGGGAGCGCAGGAATCCATCATGAGGGCGGCAATTGCAGGAATGGTTTCGATCGATAAGCGCGGAACCGCTTACGGTTTCTTCAACACCGGCTATGGCGTGTTCTGGTTTGTGGGGAGTGCCCTGATGGGCTTTTTCTACGATTTTTCGGTTCCGTCTCTCATCGCATTTTCGGTTCTGACCCAATTGGTCTCCGTGCCCCTTCTCTTCTTCATCAAGAGAAAGCAAAGAACCTTTTAA
- a CDS encoding MFS transporter produces the protein MNTVLLLGFVSLLTDVSSEMVYPLLSLYLMTSLGATPAIVGVIEGIAESLASLLKTYSGYISDRIQRRKPLAIVGYGSAAVGKLFLYLSTSWGWVLAGRVVDRFGKGVRTAPRDALIADASQEGRLGHSFGLHRALDTLGAVFGIAIAYYLFTATKGQYTRIFLFSLLPGILGVLLLFFVKEKKPRKAAAKIHPLAGWRKLNPRLKAFFLVAFLFTLGNSSNQFLLLRANNLGFDAANVILAYLICNFVYAVSAYPAGRLSDHIGRRTLLVFGYLFYGLVYLGFAFASQRLHVWVLFGVYGLYSGLTEGIEKALVAELCPGESRATMLGVHATLVGIGLLPASLIGGFLWRMIGPGAPFYFGGVVGILAALGMFFVVPRLKPDVCPA, from the coding sequence ATGAATACGGTTCTTCTTTTGGGATTTGTGAGCCTTCTTACCGATGTCAGCAGCGAGATGGTCTATCCGCTCTTATCCCTTTACCTGATGACCTCTCTGGGCGCAACTCCAGCTATCGTAGGTGTCATTGAAGGCATTGCGGAAAGTCTTGCCAGCCTGCTCAAGACCTATTCGGGCTATATTTCCGACAGGATCCAGAGACGAAAGCCCCTGGCGATTGTAGGATATGGCTCGGCTGCCGTGGGCAAACTCTTTCTCTATCTCTCCACTTCGTGGGGATGGGTGCTTGCGGGCCGGGTCGTGGACCGATTCGGCAAAGGGGTGAGAACTGCCCCGCGGGATGCCCTCATTGCCGACGCATCTCAAGAGGGCCGACTGGGACACTCTTTCGGTTTGCATAGAGCACTGGATACCTTGGGGGCCGTTTTCGGCATCGCCATCGCCTACTATCTTTTCACAGCAACCAAGGGCCAATATACAAGGATTTTTCTCTTCTCCTTGCTTCCCGGCATCCTTGGGGTTCTTCTGCTCTTCTTCGTCAAGGAGAAAAAGCCCCGGAAGGCGGCAGCCAAAATACATCCGCTGGCAGGGTGGCGAAAACTCAACCCGCGCCTCAAGGCATTTTTTCTCGTAGCCTTCCTCTTCACCCTCGGCAACTCCTCCAACCAGTTCCTGCTCCTTCGGGCCAACAACCTCGGCTTCGATGCGGCTAACGTCATTCTAGCCTATCTGATATGCAATTTCGTTTACGCCGTGAGCGCCTATCCCGCCGGGCGGCTTTCGGACCATATCGGCAGGCGAACGCTCCTCGTTTTCGGGTATCTTTTCTACGGTCTTGTATACCTTGGCTTTGCCTTTGCCTCTCAAAGGCTTCACGTGTGGGTCCTGTTCGGTGTCTACGGACTTTACAGCGGACTGACGGAGGGAATTGAAAAAGCGCTGGTCGCAGAGCTCTGCCCCGGTGAGAGCCGGGCCACGATGCTGGGGGTTCATGCGACCCTGGTGGGGATCGGGTTGCTCCCTGCGTCCTTGATTGGCGGGTTCCTGTGGAGAATGATCGGCCCCGGGGCGCCTTTCTACTTCGGCGGCGTGGTAGGCATTTTGGCTGCCTTGGGCATGTTTTTCGTCGTCCCCAGGTTGAAGCCGGATGTATGTCCCGCCTAA
- a CDS encoding DUF6062 family protein produces MALADVDSDFAKFKQYLQVKQSIAYEIRNLSDFLKKHVGERKSEECRQLMVKLAEDRFTLAVVGQFKRGKSSLMNAIIGRDLLPTGVLPLTSAITVLKYGPRERLMILKEGALYPEEAPISSLVEYVTEKGNPGNVKKVERAVLELPVQFLRRGLEFVDTPGIGSAIEANTATTYGFLPRSDAVIFVTSVDTPLTRAETDFLQSIREYVRKVFFVVNKIDLAGGKERLEILNFISERLERQTGAEEVQIFPVSSAMALESKLAGKEEGYEKSGVKALQEALAKFLSSEKSHGLLVSVLDKVLRVATEAHHELSLLKLAGETSREEVQKKMAALKERFQVLRKARAKSQQEVRERILPWAREKISPEIAAFRADEADVLLGELNEALSQSNWELSILAAQDVARQMLPRFKQDLEKWTKEKAESLDPAFLQALQMEWVKIERELQEIPAAAVEVLGGLGEEAASETSIELPTHWVLQRPSFGNVDWNPKLPILAACLPLFVVRPLVRGRLVAELEGLIGFYAERIEDAFLKGVDDALNRLGFEIEKRAGEIESRIVQAVEGKRVTKSIDGHWQIVELDREELSRELDTLEAIEKKLGRIRTAMLEGEPSLSGGPSAEPIFPAFEPSPPSVPEQELLSGAALNKATGSEVEKDLLPDLATRGCPVCNRMIDAAYRFYAGRQYELATQEQAQRAHAASLGFCPLHTWQLEAMSSPHGLSQGFPRLMERLSADLSRLALSENSNPGESVLTLIPSAKDCEVCRLVQDAEKIYLNSFAGFIQTPEGHKAYMNSQGVCLHHLGLLISIVPSKEKVRFLLEHAARLFAQISEDMQNYALKRDALRRDIQNLDEEDAYLRGLIHSVGAKKVCFPWEMDAEV; encoded by the coding sequence ATGGCTCTCGCGGATGTGGATTCCGATTTTGCCAAATTCAAACAATACTTACAAGTTAAGCAGTCCATCGCCTATGAAATACGCAATCTTTCGGATTTCTTGAAAAAGCATGTTGGAGAACGGAAGTCCGAAGAATGCCGGCAATTGATGGTCAAACTGGCGGAAGACCGGTTTACACTGGCGGTCGTGGGCCAGTTCAAACGTGGCAAAAGCTCTCTTATGAATGCCATCATCGGGCGGGACCTCCTGCCCACGGGAGTGCTGCCGCTCACCTCTGCAATCACGGTTCTCAAGTACGGCCCCCGAGAGCGGCTCATGATTCTGAAGGAAGGGGCCTTGTACCCGGAAGAAGCGCCGATTTCAAGTCTTGTCGAATATGTGACGGAAAAGGGAAATCCGGGAAACGTGAAGAAAGTGGAGCGTGCCGTTCTGGAATTGCCCGTGCAGTTTCTTCGAAGAGGCCTCGAATTTGTCGACACTCCCGGCATTGGGTCCGCCATTGAAGCCAATACGGCCACCACCTACGGCTTCCTGCCCCGTAGCGATGCGGTAATCTTCGTGACGAGCGTGGATACACCTCTCACACGGGCGGAAACCGATTTCCTTCAAAGTATTCGAGAATACGTGCGCAAGGTTTTCTTTGTCGTGAACAAGATCGATCTTGCCGGCGGCAAGGAGCGCCTGGAAATTCTGAACTTTATCTCGGAAAGGCTGGAGCGGCAAACAGGAGCCGAAGAAGTCCAAATTTTCCCTGTTTCTTCAGCCATGGCCCTGGAATCGAAGCTTGCCGGGAAAGAAGAGGGATACGAAAAGAGCGGCGTGAAAGCCCTGCAGGAGGCTTTGGCCAAGTTTCTGTCTAGCGAGAAGAGCCATGGGCTCCTGGTTTCCGTGCTGGACAAGGTGCTTCGCGTGGCAACGGAGGCGCATCACGAATTGAGTCTGCTCAAACTGGCCGGCGAAACCTCTCGAGAAGAAGTCCAGAAGAAGATGGCGGCCTTGAAGGAACGGTTCCAAGTCCTGCGAAAAGCGCGCGCAAAATCCCAGCAGGAGGTTCGGGAGCGCATCCTTCCTTGGGCAAGGGAGAAGATTTCTCCAGAAATTGCTGCGTTTCGGGCTGACGAAGCCGATGTTCTTTTGGGAGAACTCAACGAAGCACTCTCCCAGTCCAACTGGGAGCTTTCCATCCTTGCGGCTCAGGACGTTGCACGACAGATGCTGCCGCGTTTCAAGCAGGATCTGGAGAAATGGACGAAAGAGAAAGCCGAAAGCCTTGATCCCGCATTCCTGCAGGCACTGCAAATGGAATGGGTAAAGATTGAGCGGGAACTGCAGGAGATTCCCGCTGCCGCAGTGGAGGTTCTCGGTGGCCTCGGCGAGGAGGCTGCTTCCGAAACGAGTATTGAGCTTCCCACCCATTGGGTGCTGCAACGCCCAAGCTTTGGGAATGTCGATTGGAACCCTAAACTTCCCATACTTGCGGCCTGTCTGCCCCTCTTTGTGGTCAGACCGCTAGTCAGGGGCCGTCTTGTCGCGGAGCTCGAAGGCCTTATCGGATTTTACGCCGAGCGCATTGAAGATGCTTTTCTGAAAGGAGTCGATGATGCGTTGAACCGTCTGGGCTTTGAGATCGAGAAACGAGCCGGTGAAATCGAATCGCGTATTGTGCAGGCCGTCGAGGGTAAAAGGGTCACAAAGAGCATCGATGGACACTGGCAGATCGTGGAGCTTGACAGGGAGGAGCTTTCTCGTGAGCTCGATACTCTTGAGGCCATCGAAAAGAAGCTCGGTCGGATCCGAACCGCAATGCTCGAAGGAGAACCTTCCCTCTCAGGGGGGCCTTCTGCTGAGCCAATTTTTCCAGCATTCGAGCCCTCTCCCCCCTCGGTTCCGGAGCAAGAATTATTGTCCGGGGCGGCACTCAACAAGGCAACCGGTTCTGAAGTAGAGAAGGACTTGTTACCCGACCTAGCCACACGGGGCTGCCCGGTATGCAACCGAATGATCGATGCCGCCTACCGTTTCTATGCCGGTCGGCAATACGAACTGGCGACTCAGGAACAGGCGCAGCGTGCACACGCAGCTTCGCTTGGGTTTTGTCCCCTCCACACGTGGCAGCTGGAGGCGATGTCCTCCCCTCACGGTCTTTCGCAGGGGTTTCCGAGGCTTATGGAGAGGTTGTCGGCCGATCTTTCTCGCCTGGCGCTATCGGAAAACTCGAATCCGGGTGAATCCGTCCTGACGCTTATTCCAAGCGCGAAAGACTGCGAAGTGTGCCGACTGGTCCAAGACGCGGAGAAAATTTATCTGAACAGTTTTGCCGGCTTTATTCAAACCCCGGAAGGGCACAAGGCGTACATGAACTCCCAGGGAGTGTGCCTGCACCATCTGGGCCTGCTGATTTCCATTGTCCCATCCAAAGAGAAAGTCCGGTTCCTGCTCGAGCACGCCGCTCGCCTCTTCGCCCAGATATCCGAGGATATGCAAAATTATGCATTGAAGAGGGATGCTCTGCGCAGAGATATCCAGAACCTGGATGAGGAAGACGCCTATCTCCGTGGCCTCATCCACAGTGTCGGGGCGAAGAAGGTCTGCTTTCCATGGGAGATGGATGCCGAAGTGTAG
- a CDS encoding universal stress protein: MFKKILYPTKFEEFSLPILQNITCLRRAGLEEVILLHVIDPGNLYTEVDGGIPIAVDTIRKAITSSIDLMREAASRRLSAYADYLCSEGIKVKTELATGRVVSEILRTATENDVSLIVAGRQKRDVLGEIFVGSTTDRVIRKAKAPILVARYHTLRMAGDEVQERFCTDMFRKILYTTDWSPNAERAKMYLPMLRGAGTSELVVVHVLEEFANFVDVPYEMKVEALAVATRNSQDNLDRLTRELEAEGFRVKASLLCGKPYREIMRVATEENVSMIVMGSYGKSLMQGILWGNVSQRVVEYSEKPVLVVK; encoded by the coding sequence ATGTTTAAAAAAATACTCTATCCAACCAAATTTGAAGAATTCTCTTTGCCGATTCTCCAGAACATCACTTGCCTGAGGAGAGCCGGACTGGAGGAGGTCATTCTGTTGCACGTCATCGATCCGGGAAACCTTTATACCGAAGTGGACGGGGGCATTCCCATCGCCGTGGATACCATCCGGAAAGCCATCACGAGCAGCATTGACCTGATGCGGGAAGCCGCATCCAGGCGTCTCTCCGCTTATGCCGATTATCTTTGCTCCGAAGGGATCAAGGTGAAAACGGAGCTCGCCACAGGTCGCGTCGTTTCAGAGATCCTCAGGACTGCCACAGAGAATGATGTGTCGCTCATCGTGGCGGGACGACAGAAGAGGGATGTTCTAGGGGAGATCTTTGTCGGCTCGACGACCGACCGAGTGATCCGCAAAGCAAAGGCTCCGATTTTGGTCGCCAGATACCATACCCTGAGAATGGCGGGAGATGAGGTACAGGAGCGCTTCTGTACCGACATGTTCCGAAAGATTCTCTATACGACGGACTGGTCGCCCAATGCGGAGCGGGCAAAGATGTACCTTCCCATGCTCCGTGGCGCGGGAACTTCGGAATTGGTCGTTGTCCACGTCCTGGAGGAATTCGCTAATTTTGTCGATGTCCCCTATGAGATGAAAGTTGAGGCGTTGGCAGTGGCGACAAGAAATAGCCAGGACAATTTGGATCGCCTGACTCGAGAGCTCGAGGCCGAAGGCTTCAGAGTGAAAGCAAGCCTGCTTTGCGGAAAACCCTACCGGGAAATCATGCGTGTCGCCACGGAGGAAAACGTTTCCATGATCGTCATGGGTTCCTATGGGAAGAGCCTCATGCAAGGAATTCTCTGGGGAAACGTGTCTCAACGGGTTGTCGAATACAGTGAAAAACCGGTTCTGGTGGTGAAATGA
- the eno gene encoding phosphopyruvate hydratase codes for MNRKIVSIRALEILDSRGNPTVRVRVTLDNGVVGVASVPSGASTGENEAVELRDGDRKRYGGKGVLKAISNVNEVIAPHLLGMDPLRQSEIDRMMIELDGSPNKAKLGANAILGISMAVARAAAVSSGLPLYLYLGGPGAIRLPMPMMNILNGGKHADNSVDFQEFMVMPVGAPTFAEALRYCAETFHALKSILGKKGYGTSVGDEGGFAPNLKSNEEACEVILEAMEAAGYLPGKDLAIALDPAASSFFEDGNYHLSKSGQGRKTSSQMTELYQSWVDKYPILSLEDGLAENDWEGFREQTAILGDKIQIVGDDIFVTNTQFIQRGIREKTSNAVLIKLNQIGTVTETIEAIQLCRKAGWGFVISHRSGETEDPFIADFAVAMGGGQLKTGSVCRSERIAKYNRLLEIEDELGKSAVFGNPLGG; via the coding sequence ATGAACCGCAAAATCGTATCCATCCGTGCATTGGAAATCCTGGATTCTCGTGGCAATCCTACGGTCCGCGTCCGTGTGACCCTGGATAATGGTGTAGTCGGCGTGGCCTCCGTCCCGTCAGGGGCTTCTACCGGTGAAAACGAAGCCGTGGAGTTGCGCGATGGGGACCGGAAAAGGTACGGCGGGAAAGGAGTGTTGAAAGCCATATCAAACGTCAACGAGGTGATCGCTCCGCATCTTCTCGGTATGGACCCCCTGCGTCAATCGGAAATCGACCGCATGATGATCGAACTGGACGGCTCCCCCAACAAGGCGAAACTCGGTGCCAACGCCATCCTGGGAATTTCCATGGCTGTGGCGCGGGCGGCGGCTGTTTCATCGGGGCTTCCGCTTTACCTGTATCTGGGAGGTCCTGGAGCGATTCGTCTTCCCATGCCCATGATGAATATCCTCAATGGAGGCAAACATGCGGACAACAGTGTCGATTTTCAGGAATTCATGGTGATGCCCGTCGGCGCCCCGACTTTTGCTGAAGCCCTGCGCTACTGTGCCGAAACTTTTCACGCCCTGAAGAGCATCCTCGGGAAAAAAGGATACGGCACGAGCGTCGGCGACGAAGGCGGCTTCGCTCCCAATCTCAAGAGCAACGAAGAGGCCTGTGAAGTCATCTTGGAGGCGATGGAAGCCGCAGGTTATCTGCCAGGTAAAGACTTGGCCATAGCCCTCGATCCGGCGGCAAGTTCCTTCTTCGAGGATGGAAACTATCATTTGAGCAAATCCGGCCAGGGGAGGAAGACCAGTTCTCAGATGACAGAGCTCTACCAATCCTGGGTGGACAAATATCCCATTCTTTCCCTGGAGGATGGCCTGGCCGAAAACGACTGGGAAGGCTTCCGCGAACAGACCGCCATTTTGGGCGATAAAATCCAGATCGTCGGAGACGACATCTTCGTTACCAATACCCAGTTCATCCAGCGCGGCATTCGGGAAAAGACGAGCAATGCCGTGCTCATCAAGCTCAACCAGATCGGTACCGTAACGGAAACCATCGAAGCGATCCAACTCTGCCGCAAGGCCGGGTGGGGTTTTGTGATCTCCCACCGTTCGGGTGAGACCGAAGACCCCTTCATTGCCGACTTTGCCGTGGCCATGGGCGGCGGGCAGCTCAAGACGGGCTCGGTTTGCCGGAGTGAACGGATCGCCAAGTACAATCGCCTCCTCGAGATTGAAGATGAGCTGGGAAAGAGCGCGGTGTTCGGGAATCCTTTGGGCGGTTGA